One part of the Flavobacterium johnsoniae UW101 genome encodes these proteins:
- a CDS encoding RsmB/NOP family class I SAM-dependent RNA methyltransferase translates to MRLHRNLVYTTIDSLNAIFNEGEYADKVVARALKKDKRWGSSDRKFVAETIYEIVRWKRLYAEIAEVKEPYDRDNLWRMFAVWAVLRGYPIPDWRQLEGTPERKIKGRFDELSKVRALKESIPDWMDELGVKELGEKIWSKEITAQNQPAKVILRTNTLKGTKESLRNTLMDLNIETEYLKDQPEALVLKERANVFLTDAFKQGLFEVQDANSQLVAGFLDVKPGMRVVDTCAGAGGKTLHIASLMENKGQLIAMDLYESKLKQLKLRAKRNGAFNIEYRIIDTTKVIKKLHEKADRVLIDAPCSGLGVLKRNPDSKWKLQPEFIDNIRKVQSEVLESYSKIVKPGGKLVYATCSVLPSENQEQVEKFLKTEIGQQFTFIEDRKLLASESGFDGFYMALMERKK, encoded by the coding sequence ATGAGATTACACAGAAATTTAGTTTATACTACCATCGACTCTTTAAATGCTATTTTCAATGAAGGAGAATATGCAGATAAAGTGGTAGCCAGAGCATTAAAAAAAGACAAACGTTGGGGAAGTTCTGACAGGAAGTTTGTTGCTGAAACGATATATGAGATTGTTCGCTGGAAACGTTTATACGCAGAAATTGCCGAAGTAAAAGAACCTTACGACAGAGATAATTTATGGAGAATGTTCGCGGTTTGGGCAGTTTTAAGAGGATATCCAATTCCTGATTGGAGACAATTAGAAGGAACTCCTGAAAGAAAAATCAAGGGACGTTTTGACGAGCTTTCGAAAGTTAGAGCTTTAAAGGAATCTATTCCGGACTGGATGGACGAATTGGGCGTAAAGGAACTTGGAGAAAAAATCTGGTCAAAAGAAATTACGGCTCAAAATCAGCCGGCTAAAGTTATTTTAAGAACAAATACTCTTAAAGGAACTAAAGAAAGTCTTAGAAATACTTTGATGGATTTAAACATTGAAACAGAATATTTAAAAGATCAGCCGGAAGCTTTAGTTTTAAAAGAAAGAGCAAATGTATTTTTAACAGACGCTTTTAAACAAGGACTTTTTGAGGTTCAGGATGCTAACTCACAATTAGTTGCCGGTTTCCTTGATGTAAAACCTGGAATGCGTGTTGTAGATACTTGTGCAGGAGCCGGAGGAAAAACATTACATATCGCTTCTTTAATGGAAAATAAAGGGCAGTTGATTGCAATGGATTTGTACGAAAGCAAACTAAAACAGTTAAAATTAAGAGCCAAAAGAAATGGTGCTTTTAATATTGAATACCGTATTATTGACACTACAAAAGTGATCAAAAAGCTGCATGAAAAAGCTGATCGTGTTTTAATCGATGCGCCTTGCAGCGGATTAGGTGTTTTAAAAAGAAATCCTGATTCTAAATGGAAATTACAGCCTGAATTTATCGATAACATTCGCAAAGTTCAAAGTGAAGTTTTAGAAAGCTATTCTAAAATTGTAAAACCAGGAGGAAAATTAGTTTATGCAACTTGCTCTGTTTTACCATCTGAAAATCAGGAACAAGTAGAAAAATTCTTAAAAACAGAAATAGGACAGCAGTTTACTTTTATTGAAGATCGTAAATTACTGGCTTCAGAATCTGGCTTTGACGGATTTTATATGGCACTTATGGAAAGAAAAAAATAA
- a CDS encoding AMP-binding protein, with translation MLNLTHKNVHNYFKLDGYHLNAADLCRIGYSFIKEGDAYERAIGEFFLDWFDHKDYIEMTTSGTTGLPKLVRLEKQAMIQSALATGDFFGLEPGNKALLCLPTQFIAGKMMLVRSLILGLELDVTLPSTEPLAYNNKQYDFVAMVPLQVQNSIEKLGNIKKLIIGGAKMDSALEEKLLPLKKTEIYETYGMTETITHIAAKKVGETAFTILPNVKIEKDDRGCLVIYVASISDEPIVTNDLVDLVNENQFVFLGRIDNVINSGGVKLIPEQIEAKLTGRITNRFFVTGVPDTVLGEKLILVIEGEKYDFSADFFDVLGKFEKPKEIVFVPKFKENENGKLLRKSSLKV, from the coding sequence ATGCTAAACTTAACTCATAAAAACGTACATAACTATTTTAAGCTCGACGGTTATCATTTAAATGCAGCTGATTTATGCCGAATTGGCTACAGTTTTATTAAAGAAGGCGATGCCTATGAGCGCGCAATTGGTGAATTTTTTCTGGATTGGTTCGATCATAAGGACTATATCGAAATGACAACATCAGGAACAACCGGACTTCCTAAATTAGTAAGATTAGAAAAACAAGCCATGATTCAGTCTGCATTGGCAACAGGAGATTTCTTCGGATTAGAGCCGGGAAATAAAGCATTATTGTGTCTGCCGACTCAGTTTATTGCAGGAAAAATGATGCTTGTGCGCAGTTTGATTTTAGGTCTGGAATTAGATGTTACACTACCAAGTACTGAGCCTTTGGCTTACAATAATAAGCAATATGATTTTGTAGCAATGGTTCCGTTACAAGTTCAAAATTCAATTGAAAAGCTGGGAAATATTAAAAAGCTGATTATTGGCGGTGCAAAAATGGATAGTGCTCTCGAAGAAAAGCTTTTGCCATTAAAGAAAACAGAAATTTACGAAACCTACGGAATGACAGAAACAATTACGCATATTGCGGCTAAAAAAGTAGGTGAAACTGCTTTTACGATTCTGCCAAATGTTAAAATTGAGAAAGATGACCGAGGCTGTTTAGTTATTTATGTTGCTTCGATTTCTGATGAACCAATTGTAACCAATGATTTAGTTGATTTAGTAAATGAAAATCAGTTTGTTTTTTTGGGAAGAATCGATAATGTCATTAACAGCGGGGGAGTAAAGCTGATTCCTGAACAGATTGAAGCTAAATTAACAGGCAGAATTACAAACCGATTTTTTGTAACTGGTGTTCCTGATACAGTTTTAGGAGAAAAATTGATTTTAGTAATTGAAGGGGAGAAGTATGATTTTTCGGCTGATTTTTTTGATGTTTTAGGAAAATTTGAAAAACCCAAAGAAATTGTTTTTGTTCCGAAATTTAAAGAAAATGAAAACGGAAAGTTATTACGCAAATCTAGTTTGAAAGTTTAA